The following proteins come from a genomic window of Candidatus Bathyarchaeota archaeon:
- a CDS encoding zinc-ribbon domain-containing protein, with protein sequence MPVKKGMGVWIFGFLTFLGVLHTLDAVLSFTLGGTNPLLKLSPFYGLIYNMFGEIGAASYFWASMIFTFVLFGMSCVIAFHDPIATFINRVISDAKSEENPADLHLESGINVFEMINDSVTSNSILLNKVKESTENVRDSVNAVKIELKMLGAKLGKMETDLATPKKCPSCGKDVSPDFKQCPYCGEKLLFYVQISTVRQ encoded by the coding sequence TTGCCGGTTAAGAAAGGAATGGGTGTATGGATATTTGGGTTCTTAACCTTTCTAGGAGTTTTGCATACTTTAGACGCTGTTCTTTCTTTCACGCTTGGAGGCACAAATCCACTGCTGAAACTTAGTCCATTTTATGGATTGATTTATAATATGTTTGGGGAAATAGGTGCTGCATCGTATTTTTGGGCATCCATGATTTTTACATTCGTTCTTTTCGGTATGAGTTGCGTTATTGCGTTTCACGATCCGATTGCAACCTTCATTAATAGAGTAATTTCAGACGCCAAATCAGAAGAGAATCCAGCTGATCTTCATTTGGAATCTGGCATAAACGTTTTTGAAATGATTAATGATTCTGTGACATCTAATAGTATACTTCTTAATAAGGTCAAAGAGAGCACGGAGAACGTCAGAGACAGCGTAAACGCCGTAAAAATCGAACTGAAGATGTTGGGGGCAAAACTCGGAAAAATGGAAACAGACTTAGCAACCCCTAAGAAATGCCCTTCGTGTGGAAAAGACGTATCGCCGGACTTCAAGCAATGTCCTTACTGTGGAGAAAAATTGCTATTTTACGTACAAATATCCACCGTACGCCAATAG